Proteins co-encoded in one Verrucomicrobiota bacterium genomic window:
- a CDS encoding argininosuccinate synthase, whose product MKILVAYSGGLDTSVLLKWLKDRYSAEVIAYCADVGQGEELDGLEEKATSTGASKCYIGDLKEEFARDFIYPMVQAEAIYEGRYLLGTSIARPCITKGMVEVARREGADAIAHGATGKGNDQVRFELSAAALAPEIEMIAPWRLADFREQFPGRREMIEYAAAEKIPVQASAAKSYSMDRNLLHISFESGVLEDPWHDATGESDRDMYVLSVSPEEAPEEAESLQLLFEKGKCVGLACGGLEELLSFLGIPVQGRQGEYSLLSPYGVMRVLNALGGRHGIGRIDIVENRFVGMKSRGVYETPGGTILMAAHRDLELLTMDRETMQLRDSLIPKYAQLVYNGFWFAPEREALQALVAETQKEVSGEVRVKLYKGNVQNAGRRSPRSLYNEDIASMEGGGEELYDQNDATGFIRLNGLRLKQWAKQQSGE is encoded by the coding sequence ATGAAGATTCTCGTCGCGTATTCGGGTGGGTTGGACACGTCGGTGCTTTTGAAGTGGTTGAAGGACCGTTACAGCGCGGAGGTCATCGCTTACTGCGCGGATGTGGGCCAGGGCGAAGAGCTGGATGGCTTGGAGGAGAAGGCGACTTCGACCGGCGCCAGCAAGTGTTACATCGGCGATCTCAAGGAGGAGTTCGCCCGGGATTTCATTTACCCGATGGTGCAGGCGGAGGCGATTTATGAGGGGCGCTATCTTTTGGGGACTTCGATTGCCCGCCCGTGCATCACGAAGGGGATGGTCGAGGTGGCGCGGCGGGAGGGCGCGGATGCCATCGCGCACGGGGCCACGGGCAAGGGGAATGACCAGGTCCGCTTCGAGCTGAGTGCGGCTGCCTTGGCGCCGGAGATCGAGATGATCGCTCCCTGGCGTTTGGCCGATTTCCGGGAGCAATTTCCCGGTCGCAGGGAGATGATCGAGTATGCGGCGGCCGAGAAGATTCCGGTGCAAGCGAGCGCTGCCAAGTCCTACAGTATGGATCGGAATCTCCTGCACATTAGTTTTGAAAGTGGGGTGCTGGAGGATCCTTGGCACGATGCCACGGGCGAGTCCGATCGGGATATGTATGTGCTTTCGGTTTCGCCCGAGGAGGCGCCCGAGGAGGCGGAGTCGCTCCAGCTTCTTTTTGAGAAGGGAAAGTGTGTCGGCCTGGCCTGTGGAGGGCTGGAAGAACTCTTGTCCTTTCTGGGGATTCCGGTCCAGGGGCGGCAGGGTGAGTATTCTTTGCTGAGCCCCTATGGGGTGATGCGGGTGCTGAATGCGCTGGGGGGTCGGCATGGGATTGGGCGAATCGATATCGTGGAAAACCGTTTCGTGGGGATGAAGAGTCGCGGTGTCTACGAGACGCCCGGGGGCACTATTCTGATGGCGGCCCATCGCGATTTGGAGCTGCTCACGATGGATCGAGAGACGATGCAGCTGCGGGATAGCTTGATTCCCAAGTATGCCCAGCTGGTCTACAACGGTTTCTGGTTCGCGCCCGAGAGAGAGGCGCTCCAAGCGCTGGTGGCGGAGACGCAGAAGGAGGTGTCCGGCGAAGTCCGGGTGAAGCTTTACAAGGGGAATGTCCAGAATGCGGGGCGGCGCAGTCCACGCTCTCTTTACAACGAGGACATCGCGTCCATGGAAGGAGGCGGAGAGGAGCTGTATGACCAGAACGATGCCACGGGCTTCATTCGCTTGAACGGTCTCCGGCTGAAGCAGTGGGCCAAGCAGCAGAGCGGAGAGTAG
- a CDS encoding Hsp70 family protein produces MGRIAGIDLGTTHSAIGVVDSGFPILLADGEGRRITPSVVAFTDEGVVVGRAAQGLAAVQPAGVVSSVKRLMGTAREVAGHSPEEVSAEILRHLKVLAEEALDGEAVERAVVTVPAYFNHAQREATKRAAELAGLSVERILAEPTAAALSYGLDKLEERSRIAVYDWGGGTFDVSVLELRDGIFEVLATSGDTLLGGDDVDAALGEFLARTLSLGKLSSADEARVRAEARRVKEALSEQGQTVARLPFLTEQELVVGREDLAALAGPLVERTRRHCLQALKDAQTEAGQLQAVLLVGGSTRMPLVRERVAEWFEREPDLSQHPDEAVALGATIHAGVLSGTLRKMTLLDVTPLSLGVETVGGLMNVLIPRNTTIPCKAGELFTNAVDGQESMRVRILQGERELAADNWELGTVDVRFGSAARGQARVGVQFEIDADGLLTVLARDTQTGQDTLLEIDSAAVDVGDEQVERMVEESVEHAFEDFEARILTEARLKAEELLPAVEQSLAVVGEELPEEEGREIFEAQSRVEEALRAGRANDLKAAVQDLDRATEALAARVVEKAMEEALARRGV; encoded by the coding sequence TTGGGACGGATCGCTGGCATTGATCTCGGTACGACCCATTCGGCCATTGGGGTGGTGGATAGTGGCTTCCCTATTCTTTTGGCGGATGGGGAGGGGCGGCGGATCACGCCGAGTGTGGTGGCCTTCACTGATGAGGGAGTGGTGGTGGGGCGGGCTGCGCAAGGCTTGGCCGCGGTCCAGCCGGCGGGGGTGGTGAGCTCCGTGAAGCGTTTGATGGGGACGGCCAGAGAAGTGGCCGGGCATTCGCCGGAGGAGGTGAGCGCTGAGATCCTGCGGCATCTCAAGGTTTTGGCGGAAGAGGCGCTCGATGGGGAGGCGGTGGAGCGGGCGGTCGTGACGGTGCCGGCCTACTTCAATCACGCCCAGCGAGAAGCGACCAAGCGGGCGGCGGAATTGGCTGGGCTCTCGGTGGAGCGCATTTTGGCCGAGCCGACGGCGGCGGCTCTTTCTTATGGCTTAGACAAGCTGGAGGAGAGGTCGCGGATTGCGGTCTATGACTGGGGTGGGGGGACCTTTGATGTGTCGGTGCTGGAGTTGCGGGACGGGATCTTCGAGGTTTTGGCCACCAGTGGGGACACGCTGCTGGGCGGGGACGATGTCGATGCCGCTTTGGGAGAGTTTTTGGCTCGCACGCTTTCCTTGGGAAAACTTTCGTCGGCGGACGAAGCCCGGGTCCGGGCGGAGGCTCGTCGGGTCAAGGAGGCTCTGTCCGAGCAAGGGCAGACGGTGGCCAGGCTGCCTTTCTTGACGGAGCAGGAACTGGTGGTGGGTCGAGAAGACTTGGCGGCGCTGGCCGGTCCGCTGGTGGAACGGACTCGGCGTCACTGCCTGCAAGCGCTCAAGGATGCCCAGACCGAAGCCGGTCAGTTGCAAGCGGTCCTGCTGGTGGGGGGCAGCACGCGGATGCCTTTGGTGCGGGAAAGAGTGGCGGAGTGGTTCGAGCGGGAACCCGATCTTTCGCAGCATCCGGATGAGGCGGTGGCTCTGGGGGCGACCATTCATGCGGGGGTGCTTTCCGGGACGCTCCGTAAGATGACGCTTTTGGATGTGACGCCTTTGTCCCTCGGGGTGGAAACGGTGGGAGGACTCATGAATGTTCTCATCCCTCGCAACACCACCATCCCTTGCAAGGCGGGGGAGCTTTTCACGAACGCCGTCGATGGGCAGGAGTCCATGCGGGTGCGCATTCTACAGGGAGAAAGGGAGTTGGCGGCGGACAATTGGGAGTTGGGGACGGTGGATGTGCGCTTCGGATCGGCCGCCCGCGGGCAGGCCAGGGTGGGGGTGCAGTTTGAGATCGATGCGGATGGGCTCCTGACGGTCTTGGCCCGCGACACCCAAACGGGCCAGGACACGCTGCTGGAGATCGATTCGGCCGCGGTGGATGTGGGAGATGAACAAGTGGAGCGGATGGTGGAGGAGAGTGTGGAGCATGCCTTTGAGGACTTTGAGGCGAGAATTCTGACGGAGGCTCGCCTGAAAGCGGAGGAGCTTTTGCCCGCGGTGGAGCAATCGCTGGCGGTGGTGGGCGAGGAGCTGCCGGAGGAGGAAGGGCGGGAAATTTTTGAAGCGCAAAGCCGGGTGGAAGAGGCGCTGCGGGCGGGGAGGGCGAACGATTTGAAGGCGGCGGTTCAAGATTTGGACCGGGCCACGGAAGCCTTGGCGGCTCGAGTGGTAGAAAAGGCTATGGAGGAGGCGCTGGCTCGGAGGGGGGTTTGA